One Sebastes umbrosus isolate fSebUmb1 chromosome 6, fSebUmb1.pri, whole genome shotgun sequence DNA window includes the following coding sequences:
- the b4galt3 gene encoding beta-1,4-galactosyltransferase 3 — translation MACYGHSLDSPCTLALLVGFQFAFVLYFSLGGFRGLVSVLVHTTEPEFDYSRPHDVYTNLSHLGAPPPPPRNSGTGPPATGPPLRDCQIPSPLLVGPVSVHLNSPLSMEEIRQRNPLVMPGGHYRPPDCEPRHHTAIVVPYRNRQTHLRALLYHLHPFLQRQQIHYSIYIVQQWGNGTFNRAKLLNVGVREALRDEDWSCIFLHDVDLLPENDHNTYTCHKQFPTHLSVAMDKFRYRLPYSQYFGGVSAMTPDQYMKMNGFPNQYWGWGGEDDDIAARVRLSGMKIMRPPVAIGHYKMIKHKGDRGNEQNPRRFDLLKRTRLNWRSDGLNSLTYELLSRELEPLYTNLTVDIGEDPRLPPGKLPVLLKTTTPVHQRSTSKTGGAAQQEKRPESKGANMTKDKPAGEKTEPAQSKAANQTTQEKKGVVK, via the exons ATGGCGTGCTACGGACACTCTCTAGACTCCCCGTGCACACTAGCCTTGCTGGTGGGCTTCCAGTTTGCCTTTGTTCTCTATTTCTCCCTCGGGGGCTTCAGAGGCCTGGTGTCGGTCCTGGTGCACACCACAGAACCGGAGTTCGATTACTCTCGACCTCACGACGTGTACACCAACCTCAGTCATCTGGGAGCGCCGCCTCCCCCGCCTCGCAACTCTGGCACTGGACCCCCCGCCACAGGACCACCACTGAGAGACTGCCAGATCCCTTCCCCACTGCTGG TCGGACCGGTGTCCGTCCATCTTAACTCTCCTCTGTCCATGGAGGAGATCAGACAGAGGAACCCGTTAGTGATGCCAGGCGGACACTACCGGCCTCCAGACTGTGAACCCCGCCACCACACAGCGATAGTGGTACCGTACCGGAATCGGCAGACCCACCTCCGCGCACTCCTCTACCACCTCCACCCCTTCCTGCAAAGACAGCAGATCCACTACAGCATCTACATAGTACAGCAG TGGGGGAACGGTACTTTTAACCGAGCGAAGCTGCTGAATGTCGGGGTGCGGGAGGCCCTCAGAGACGAAGACTGGAGCTGCATATTCCTGCACGACGTCGACCTGCTGCCCGAGAACGACCACAACACCTACACCTGTCACAAACAGTTCCCCACACACCTGTCTGTGGCCATGGACAAGTTCAGATACAG GCTGCCGTACTCACAGTATTTTGGTGGGGTTTCTGCGATGACCCCAGACCAGTACATGAAGATGAACGGCTTCCCGAACCAGTACTGGGGCTGGGGCGGAGAGGATGATGACATCGCTGCCAG AGTTCGCCTGTCTGGCATGAAGATCATGCGCCCTCCAGTGGCCATTGGTCATTACAAGATGATCAAGCATAAAGGAGACAGAGGCAACGAACAAAACCCACGCAG ATTTGACCTTCTGAAAAGGACCAGACTCAACTGGCGCTCGGACGGCCTCAACTCTCTGACATACGAGCTCCTTTCCAGAGAGCTGGAGCCTCTCTACACCAACCTCACTGTCGACATCGGAGAAGACCCCCGTCTGCCCCCGGGGAAACTACCCGTCCTTTTGAAAACGACAACCCCTGTCCACCAACGTAGCACCAGCAAGACCGGGGGTGCAGCCCAACAGGAGAAGAGGCCAGAGAGCAAAGGGGCAAACATGACTAAGGACAAGCCGGCCGGTGAAAAGACAGAACCTGCCCAATCCAAGGCAGCAAATCAAACAACACAGGAGAAGAAAGGTGTCGTAAAATAG
- the bgnb gene encoding biglycan b, with product MLPHCSLLLLLCVARLLSTSSALPFEQRGFWDFAMDSMDSGGLMTMMRDEEEGSAVDEIPSPDIPMCPFGCHCRLRVVQCSDLGLTEVPTNIPSDTKFLDLQNNRITELKENDFKGLTNLYGLSLRNNHISKVHPRAFVPLKHMQKLYFSKNLLTTVPKNLPASLVEIRIHENRIKKVSAGAFAGLSNMNCIEMGANPLHNSGFEPGAFKGLKLNYLRISESRLTGVPKDLPESLHELHLDHNEIQAVELEDLSRYKNLYRLGLGSNHIRNIENGSLAFLPRLRELHLDNNRLSRVPQGLPEMKYLQVVYLHSNHIDQVGVNDFCPRGFGMKRTFYNGISLFGNPVKYWEVQPATFRCVSDRLAIQFGNYKK from the exons ATGTTGCCACACTGctccctcctgctgctgctatgCGTGGCTCGGCTGCTCTCCACCTCCTCGGCCCTGCCATTCGAGCAGAGAGGCTTCTGGGATTTCGCCATGGACAGCATGGACAGCGGCGGACTGATGACGATGATGAGGGATGAGGAAGAAGGCTCGGCCGTAGACGAGATCCCCTCGCCCGACATTCCCATGTGCCCCTTCGGCTGCCACTGTCGGCTCAGGGTCGTCCAGTGTTCCGACCTCG GTCTGACCGAGGTGCCAACGAATATTCCTTCGGACACCAAGTTCCTGGACCTGCAGAACAACCGTATCACCGAGCTCAAAGAGAATGACTTCAAAGGCCTCACTAACTTATAT ggtCTGTCTCTGAGGAATAACCATATTTCCAAAGTCCACCCCAGAGCATTTGTGCCTCTGAAGCACATGCAGAAGCTCTACTTCTCCAAGAATCTGCTGACCACCGTCCCTAAGAACTTGCCCGCCTCCCTGGTTGAGATCAGGATCCACGAGAACCGCATCAAGAAGGTTTCAGCTGGAGCCTTCGCAGGACTGAGCAACATGAACTGCATAG AAATGGGAGCAAACCCCCTCCATAACAGCGGTTTTGAGCCTGGAGCCTTCAAGGGACTGAAACTGAATTATCTGCGTATATCAGAGTCCAGACTGACCGGGGTGCCAAAAG ATCTCCCAGAGAGTCTTCATGAGCTTCATCTGGACCACAACGAGATCCAAGCTGTGGAACTGGAGGACCTGAGCCGCTACAAAAACCTCTACAG GTTGGGCCTTGGCTCTAACCACATCCGTAACATCGAGAACGGCAGTCTGGCCTTCCTCCCCAGGCTGAGAGAGCTGCATCTGGACAACAACCGCCTCAGTCGCGTTCCCCAAGGCCTCCCAGAGATGAAATACCTGCAG GTGGTGTACCTCCATTCCAACCACATCGACCAGGTGGGCGTGAACGACTTCTGCCCTCGAGGATTTGGGATGAAGAGGACGTTCTATAACGGCATCAGCTTGTTCGGTAACCCCGTCAAATACTGGGAGGTGCAGCCTGCTACGTTCCGCTGCGTCAGCGATCGGCTGGCCATTCAGTTTGGCAACTACAAAAAGTAA